From Halorussus lipolyticus:
CCAAGACCCCGCAGACGACACGGTTCGGTCGCCGATGAATCAGGACCCCCTCGTCCTGCTCCCCCTCGAACAGCGCCAGCGCGTCATCGACGACCTGAACGAGAACTTGGACGCGCCCTACACCATCCAGAACGAGCAGAGCTTAGACCCCGCGTCGGCGTTCTACATGGACGAACTGCTGGCGTACTACGACGACGACATCCAGCAGGTGCTGGAGAACCACGTCGAGGTCATCCGACTGACCGCCGACGAGAACAAGCGCCAAGCGGTCGAGACCTTCGAACCCAAGGACAAGAAGAATCAGGACGAGACCGAGTTGACCGGCGACGTGAACTACTCGAAAATCGCCATCTACGGCGAGTCCGACCCCAGAGCCTTCGACTACTCGGGGGCGTTCTGTAACGCCAACCGGGGCATCTTCTCGGGCGAGGAACTGCTGAAACTCCAGCGCGAGTTCCTCTACGACTTCCTCCACGCGACGCAGGAACAGACCATCAAGCCAAAGAACAACCCTCGAATCGACATCGACCAAGTCATCGTCGGCCGGACTAACATGCCCGAGTACCGGGACAAGAAGGGCGACGAGAAGATGGAGGCGTTCAACGACCGGACCAAGCGCATCGACTTCCCCTACGTCCTCGAATACGACGAGGAGTCCGAAATCTACCGGAAGATGCTGTTCAACGCCGACGTGCCCGACGTTCACATCGAACCCCACACCCTCGAAATGGCGGGCCTGTTCGGCGTCCTGACTCGCATCGAAGAACCCGACAGCGAGATGGTGGACCTGATGCAGAAGGTCAAGGCCTACAACGGCGAAATCAAGGACGGCGAGGACGTGGACGTGAAGAAACTCCGCGAGGAGGGCGAGGAGTCCGCCGACATCGGCGAGGGCATGGAGGGCGTTTCCGCCCGGTTCATCGGCGACGAAATCGCCGAGGCCATCATGAACTCGACCCACCGAGACCGCGGCTTCCTCAGTCCCCTCTCGGTGTTCAACCACTTCGAGGAGAACCTCGAAAACCACGGTTCCATCCCCGAGGAGAACTTCGAGACCTACTACCGCTACCTCGAGATGGTCCGCGAGGAGTACAAAGACCGCGCCATCGAGGACGTGCGCCACGCGCTGGCCTACGACATCGAGGAAATCCAGCGACAGGGCGAGAAGTACATGGACCACGTGATGGCGTACATCGACGACGATACGGTCGAGGACGAACTCACCGGCAGAGAGCAGGAACCCGACGAGAGTTTCCTCCGGGCGGTCGAGGAGAAACTCGACATCCCCCGCGACCGGAAGGACGACTTCCGCCAAGAGGTCTCGAACTGGGTGTCTCGCCGCGCCCGCGAGGGGTCGCCCTTCGACCCGCAGGACAACGACCGCCTGCGCAGAGCCCTCGAACGCAAACTGTGGGAGGACAAGAAGCACAACATCAACTTCTCGGCGCTGGTGTCGTCCAACGAGATGGACGACGACGAGCAGAACGCGTGGGTCGAGGCCCTCATCGACCAAGGCTACTCCCGCGAGGGCGCGAAGGAGGTGCTGGAGTTCGCCGGCGCAGAGGTCGCCCGAGCGGAGATGGAGGACTAACCGTGGCGACCGGCCACGACGACCGGACCGGCCGCGACGAGCGAACCGGGCGCGAGGACGAGGGACTGGACCCCGACGAGGCCCCCGACGGACAGGCGTTCATCGAGGCCGCCGACCGGGAACTCCGGGAGACCTACGAGGAGCCAAAGCGTCTCGAGGAGTTCGTGGACGAGGCCTTCCGGAACCCGACCGTCGCGGCCCACGCCAGCAAGTACCTGCTGGAAGCCATCGAGTCGATGGGCACCCGGACCGTCATCGAGGAGGGCGAGGAGAAACAGCGCTACCTGTTCTTCGACGACCCCGCCAACGACGGCGAACACGCGATACTGGGCAACACCGAAGTCCTGAACGCCTTCGTGGACGACCTGCGGTCCATCGCGGCCGAGCGAGGCAAGGCCGAGAAAATCATCTGGTTCGACGGCCCGACCGCGACCGGCAAGTCCGAGTTGAAGCGGTGTCTGGTCAACGGCCTTCGGGAGTTCTCGAAGACCGAGGCGGGCAGGCGCTACACCATCGAGTGGAACATCGCCAGCGCCACCGACGCCCGAGGACTGAGTTACGGCGAGGAGCGCGCCGCGGCGGACGAGGAAAACTGGTTTCAGAGTCCGGTGCAGGCCAATCCCCTGACGGTGTTCCCCGGAGAGGTCCGCGAGCGAATCCTCGGCCAAATCAACGAGGGGGTCGCCGACCACATCGACGTGAAGGTCGATAGTGCGCTCGACCCCTTCAGCAGGGAAGCCTACGACTACCTCGAAGAACAGTACCGCCGGACCGGCGAGGACGACCTGTTTTCGGCCATCACCGACGAGAACCACCTCCGGGTCAAGAACTACGTCGTGGACATCGGTCGGGGCATCGGCGTCCTCCACTCCGAGGACTCCGGTCCGCCCAAGGAGCGACTCGTCGGGTCGTGGATGCGAGGCATGTTGCAGGAGTTGGATTCGCGCGGTCGGAAGAATCCCCAAGCGTTCAGCTACGACGGCGTGCTGTCCCAAGGCAACGGCCTGCTGACCATCGTGGAGGACGCGGCCCAGCACGCCGACCTGCTCCAGAAGCTCCTGAACGTCCCCGACGAGAAGACGGTCAAGTTGGACAAGGGCATCCAGATGGACATCGACACCCAACTGCTCATCATCTCCAACCCGGACTTGGAGGCCCAACTGAACCAGCACGCCGAGGCCGGGGGCGCAGACCCCCTCAAGGCGCTCAAGCGCCGACTCGACCGGCGGCGGTTCAAGTACCTGACCAACCTGAGTCTGGAGGCCGAACTCATCCGCCGGGAGTTGACCAACGAAACCGACGTCTGGAAGGCCGACAGCTACGACGAACTCGAAAACCTCATCCGGGAACCGCTCTCGGTCAGCGTCCGGAAGGACGAGGAGGGCGCAGGTGTCGGCGAACGCGAGTTGGCCCCCCACGCAATCGAGGCCGCGGCGCTCTACAGCGTCGTGACCCGCCTCGACGGCGAGGACGTGCCCGCCGGTCTCGACTTGGTTGACAAGGCCAAGTTGTTCGACCGGGGCTACCTGCTGGACGGCGACGACCGACTCGACAAGGACGACTTCGAGTTCAGCGACGACCCCGACGACGGCGAGCAGGGCATCCCCGTGACCTATACGAGGGACGTGATTGCGGACCTCCTCAATGACGAGAGCGACCGCCACCACGCCGAGTTCCCGGTCGAGGAGGTCATCATGCCCCGCGACATCCTCAACGCGATGGCCGAGGACCTGACCGGCGCACCGGTGTTCTCGACCGCCGAGCGCACCGAGTACGAGAACCGCCTCGTGCCGGTGAAAAACCACATCTTCCAGCAACAGGAGGAGGACGTGCTGGACGCCATAATGGCCGACAAGCGGGTGGACGAGGAAACGGTCGAGGAGTACATCGAACACGTCTATGCGTGGGCCACCGACGAGCAGGTTGAGAACGACCGGGGCGAGCGCGTCGAACCGGACGCGCTGAAGATGAAGGTGTTCGAGACCGACCACCTCGGGCGGTTCTCGCCGGAGAGCTACGGCCCGGCCCACGAACCCTCGCCTGCGGTCGAGGAGTTCCGGCGAAACAAGGTCATCACGGCGCTCAATCGCCACGCGTGGGAGAACCGAGACGAGGACTTCGCGGTCACGGACATCGACCCCAAGGAGATTCCCATCATCAAGACGGTGTTGGCGAACTACGACTGGGACGACGTGCGTCGGGTCTACGAGGACTTCGACCCCAACCAGTGGGCCGACCCGCCGAGCAATACGGAGACGGCTAAGGTGAAGGCAGAGACGGTTAAAAACATGGTGGAGATGTTCGGCTACACCGAGGCGTCGGCCGAACTGACCAGCCAGCACGTCATGGGGCAGGTGAGTTACAAATGGGACTGAGCGGGGCGAGTCGGCGGGCGGAGCGAACTGAGGTGATTCACGAATGGGACTGAGAGAGGACTTAGAGCGGTATCGTGAGGTCGGCGAAGCCAAGCGCCAAGACCTCGCCGACTTCATCCAGTACGGCGACCTCGGCCAGAGCCTCCCCGACGAAATCAACATCCCCATCAAAATCGTGGACCTGCCGGAGTTCGCCTACGACCAGCGCGACAAGGGCGGCATCGGGCAGGGCGACCCCGACGTGGGCGACCCGGTGGGCGAGCCACAGCCACAACCCGGCGACGGCGACGAGGAGGGCGACCCCGGCGACGAGTCGGGCGACCACGACTACTACGAGATGGACCCCGAGGAGTTCGCCGAGGAGCTAGACGACGAGTTAGGCCTCGATTTGGAACCGAAGGGCAAGGAGGTCATCGAGGAGAAGGAAGGCGACTTCACCGACATGACCCGGACCGGCCCGGACTCCACCCTCGATTTCGAACGGATGTTCAAGGAGGGCCTGAAGCGAAAGCTGGCGATGGACTTCGACCCCGACTTCCTGAAGGAGGTCCTGAAAATCGACGGGTGGGGGCCGGACAAGACGTTCTCGTGGGCAAGAGAAAACTCTATCAACGTCTCGAAACATTGGCTCGAAGAGGCCTATAGCCAGATTCCGGACGACGAGCGGACCACCTACGACTCCATCGAGGAGGTCGAGGAGAACGTCATGCGTCGGAGTACCGCCCAGAAAATCAAAGAGGAGGGCATCACGCACGTCCCCTTCCGGAAGGAGGACGAACGCTATCGCTACCCCGAAATCATCGAGGAGCGCGAGAAGAACGTCGTGGTCGTCAACATCCGGGACGTGTCCGGGTCGATGCGCGAGAAGAAGCGCGAGTTGGTCGAACGCACGTTCACGCCGCTGGACTGGTACCTGACCGGCAAGTACGACAACGCCGAGTTCGTCTACATCGCCCACGACGCCGAGGCGTGGGAAGTCGAGCGCGACGAGTTCTTCGGGATTCGGTCGGGCGGCGGGACCAAAATCTCGTCGGCCTACGAAGTCGCGGACGCGATTCTGGACGAGCGCTACCCGTGGACCGACTGGAACCGGTACGTCTTCGCCGCCGGCGACAGCGAAAACTCCCGGAACGACACCAGCGAGAACGTCATCCCGATGATGGAGGAGATTCCGGCGAACCTCCACGCCTACGTCGAGACCCAACCCGACGGGAAGGCTATCAACGCGACCCACGCCGAGGAGGTAGAGGACTACTTCGGCGAGTCGTCAGAGGTGGCCGTGAGCTACGTCAACAGCCCCGAGGACGTGACCGACGCCATCTACGAAATCCTCAGTACGGAGGCCGAATCATGAGAGAGCGACCCCGAACCAAGCAGGCGGCGGAACCGCTACAGGAACCGGCCGACGAGGCCCGGAATCTGGCCCACAAACTCGGGTTGGCCCCCTACGACGTGAACTACTGGGTGGTCGATTACGACGAGATGAACGAACTCATCGCCTACAACGGGTTCCAAGAGCGATACCCTCACTGGCGGTGGGGGATGCAGTACGACCGCCAGCAAAAGCAGGGCCAGTACACCGGCGGGAAGGCCTTCGAAATCGTCATCAACGACGACCCCTCCCACGCCTTCTTGCAGGAGTCCAACGCCATCGCCGACCAGAAAGCGGTCATCACCCACGTCGAGGCCCACAGCGACTTCTTCGCCAAGAACCGGTGGTACCGGATGTTCGCCGACGAGTTGGACGCCGCGGCGATGCTCGAACGCCACGCCCGGCGCATCGAGGAGTACATGGCCGACTCTGACATCGACCGCGAGGAGGTCGAACAGTGGATAGACAGCGTGCTGTGTCTCGAAGACAACATCGACCAGCACGAACCGTTCAAGCGCCAGTACGACCAGCGCAGTGGTGACGACGAGGAAATCGAGGACGACGAATTAGCCCAGAAACTGGACGAGATGGACCTCTCAGAGGAGGTCAAGCGCCAAGTCTTCGACGAGGAGTGGATGGACGAGCAGGCCGACGCCGGCGAGTTGGAAGAACCCGAGATGGACGTGCTGGCCTTCCTCCGGGACCACGGCAAGGCCTACGACGCCGAGACCGAGAAGGCCGACGAGATGACCGAGTGGCAGACCGAAGTCTTAGAGATGCTCCGGGCCGAATCGTACTACTTCGCGGCCCAGAAGCTCACGAAGGTCATGAACGAGGGGTGGGCCGCCTACTGGGAGTCGATGATGATGGGCGAGGAGGCCTTCGCCGGGGACGACGAGTTTCTGAGTTACGCCGACCACCAAGCGCGGGTCCTCAACTCGCCCGGTCTCAACCCCTACCAACTCGGTAAAGAGCTGTGGGAGTACATCGAGAACACCGAGAACCGCCGGGAGGTCTGCCGAAAGCTCCTGCGCGTCGAGGGCATCACGTGGCGCAACTTCCACGACACCGTGGATTTCGAGCAGGTGCAGGACCTCCTCGCGCCGGACCCGCGAATCGACAGCATCGACCCGGAGAATCTGGACGAGTTGGAGGCGCTGGCACCCGAGAAGGTGGACGAGGAGGCCCTCGACGCCGCGAAGGAGGGCGTCATCGACCTCGAAACCTACCCGTGGAAGGTCCTGACCTACCGGGGCCTCGCAGAACGACACTTCTCGCTGTGCAAGCGCCAGAACCGCGGGTTCCTCCGGTCGGTCTCTCAGCAGGACTTGGAGCAGTTCGCGCGCTACATCGTTGACGACGCCCGGTTCTCCTCGGTCGAGGAGGCCATCGCGGACGTGGACTACGCCACCGGGTGGGACAAGATGCGCGAGGTCCGGGCGAGCAACAACGACGTGACCTTCCTCGATAGCTATCTCACCCAAGAGTTCGTCAACGACAACCAGTACTTCACCTACGAGTTCAGTCAGACCACGGGCGACTACCGGGTCGCCAGCACCGACTACGAGGACGTCAAGAAGAAGCTGATGCTCCAATTCACCAACTTCGGCAAGCCCACCATCGCGGTGTACGACGGCAACTACAACAACCGCAACGAACTGCTGTTGGGCCACCACTACAACGGCGTGATGCTCGACATCGAGCAAGCCAAGCGGACCCTCGAACGAGTGTTCGACCTCTGGGGTCGCCCGGTGAATCTCAAGACCATCGTGAAGGAGGTGGACGACCGGGACGCCGAAATCGCCAGACGCCGGGACCGCGAACCCGAACCCGAGGAGGTCGGCAAACTCCTGCGCTACGACGGCGAGAAGTTCACGATGGAGGACTTGGACTGGAACGAAGTCGAGGACATCGCGGCGACCGAAGTGGACTACGACACCAAGCCCGACGACTGGCTTGCGTGACGGGAATGGTGTCGGCGCTCAGAGCGATACGGCTTCTTTTCCGGCGAGGGTCTCGGGCACGGCGAGTCGATAGATAGTGACTGCACCCGAACTCGTCGTAATACGAACCGTGGCCTCTTGGCCCGGATAGAACCCGCCCGGCGGGTCGGTGTCACCTTTGTAGGCGTCGTCGTTCTGCCCGTCCGAAATCGCTTCTGCGTCGATAGCGACCCTGAGTCGGTCACTCTTTTCGTCGAGGAGCGCGGGGTCGTCGTCGGTGAGACTCACCGCCGAGAAGCGCGTCGTGTTGGCGGCTATCTTCGCGGGGTTCTCCTCGCCCTCGAAGGGGTCCCGCCACGTGAGGTGTTGGGTCCGGTTCGGTCCGTTCCACGTAATCGTCGCCGAGCGCATGTCGATGTCGCCGGACCCGGCGCTCGGAGTCACGATAAGGACGAGGTGGTCGATGACCTCGCCGCCCTCCAGATAGTTCGGGTCGGGAATAAAGAGGTCCTCGAAGCCAACCTCGGCGTAGGCGCTCACCACAGTAATCCGGTTTGACACCTGCGCACTACTCTCTTGCCCGGTCTGTTCGGATTTTGTCTGGAGAACTCCGGCCGTGTTGATGAGAACTCCGGCCGCAATTGCCGCGACGAGAACCATCGCAATGAACACGATGAGGGTCCCGATACCGACTTGGGCGCGGTACCGGCCCCGACCGACTAAATCCATACTATCACGTTAGGGATACGTAACTAAAAGTTATTTGTCTGCTATTCGGAAAGTGTGCGGCCCGGTGCTGGTCACACGGTCGTTTTCCACGAACACCTGCTCTCTCGAATATCGGCCGCCACAGACCACGAGTCGGCGTCAACAGACTTCTGCTAGCCAATTACCCCAAACAGCAGACTGAGAGACGAGCGACAGCGAACGAGAGGACTACCGTTCGCTCACGACGTGTCGGAGACCGAACAGCGTCAGAAGCGCGAGGACTGACGCCATCGGGGTGAATCCCGGAACCGACCCGTCGGTCCCTGAAGTATCGTCCGCCGAGCGAGTCTCGTCCGCCATCGCTTGCTCGCTCTCCTGACCGCAGTCCGTGACCACCGTGTCGCCGTCTCGGACGGAACTCTCACCCGAGACAGCGAACTCCAGTTGGACGGAGTCCCCACTGGTCGTCCGAACCTCGAAGGTGTACTCGCCGTCGTCCGAAAGTTCGACCGTCCGGGATTCGCCCGGTCCCACTGTCACCGCGTCGGCGACACCGCCGACCGAGTACACGAGCGGAATCGCCGTGGGGTTGTTCAGCACTGCCTGCGGTTGCCCGTCTCGACACGCAATCTCGGCGCTCGCGGTCACGTCCTCGGGGGACACGTCCTCGATTCCGAACCGGAGTACCTTCCGGTCTCCCTCGTGGCCGTGCGGTTCGACGTACCGAACTTCACCGCTCGGACCGCTCGCGGCCATCTCGACTCGGTAGTTCTCACGGGTCAGGTTCTGGTTGTACTGATTTTCGAGGGTCCATCCCGGCATCTCTCTGCTCTCGGCCATCGGCTTCCCGAGGTCCGTCCGATACAGGGTCGCTTGCCCCAGATACGTCCCGTTCAGGTCTCTGACGTGGACCTCCTCGGGTCGAGCCACGCCCTCCGCTTCCGACTGTCTCTCGACCGTCGTGTACAGGAGTACGCCGTCCGTCTGAATCATCGACCCGACGGCCAGATTGCGACCGGAGGAGTCGCCTTCGAACTCGAACCACTCGTGGTCGGTCGGCCGAGCGAAGTGGCTCGTCTTGTAGAGGTACGAGGTGTTCGTCTCCCCTCGAATCAGCACCGTCAGTTGGAAGCTTCCCGGCGGTCCCATCGATTCGATAGTGTACATCAGGTAGCGCAGTTTGTCGGGTAGCTCCTTGGCCCTCTCGTAGGCCGTCACGACGCGCTCCGGCGGGTCGAACGTCGTCGCGGTCTCGCCGGTCGTCGTGTTGACGAACACGCGGGTCGGTGCCGGGTCCACCGTGAACGAGAGATACGCCCCGCCGTCTATCTTCGCGACGCTGTCCCACTTCCACGAGTCCAACCGCGGTGGTTCCGGTCCGGAGTGGCGAGCGAGGACTTCGCCGGTCGAGTGGTTTCTGAGGACGTACTCGCCATCGACGTGTAACAGCACTCGGGACGGGCTATCGTAGAGAATATCGTCGTTGTGGTAGCTCCACCGCACGTCTCCGGTATCAGGGTTCACGATGAACTCTTGGTTGTGATTCGTCCAGAAGCGGACGTCGCCACGCATTCGCTCGGCGACGTAGCCGTCGTTCGGCGCGTCCCACGTCCACGCCGGTTCGCCGGTCGCCACGTCACGGGCGTAGAAGGTGGCCTTGCTTCCGGGCCGCGTGAGCAGTAGGTCGCCGACTCGCTCGGTGAGGACGTACTCGTTTGCGACGAACTTCGTCCACCGCTCGTTCAGGTCCGTATCCAAGGCCCCGTACCGAGACCCGTCGCCGATTTCTCCCGAACACCCGCTGGCTCCCTCGGCTTGGCAGTCGGTGTCGTCGAGGGTCTCGAAGGTTATCGTCCCGTCGGCGTAGTCCGCGCTTTCGAGTTCGTACTCGGTCTCGTACCGGGCCAGTTCCGTCGGTTCGGTCCCGACGCCGTACTTCCGGACGCCCGCTTTACTGACGACGAACACGGCGGAGTCCGTCGCAAACATCGCCTCGAACTGCGCGTCGAGTTTTCCGAGGTCGAACTGCTTCCACTCGTCGCCTCGCTTCGCCACGGCAGAAATCGTCCGCCCGTACCGGACGACCAGCGTGTCGCCGACGACCCGGCCGTCGAACCGCTCGGAACTCTCTTTGGTCCACTCGGCGTCCGCGACGGCCTCGGTAGTCACGATGTTCGTGGTGTTGTTCCCGACGAGTACGTGGATGGCGGGCTTGGTATGACCCGACGACGACGGGAAGGTCGCCCCGCCGACGAAGACGAACTCGCCCGCGGAACCGAGACGGTTCTGAATCGGGTCCGTCTCGTTCACCGTGACGTTCCAGTCGGTCTGACCCGACTCTCGAACGTCGCGGTCGGTCGCCGTCTGTACGTGGTGGCCTGCTGGCTGGCCCCCGGTGGCACCGACGGGAACAGCCATCGAGAACAGGACGACGACGGCTAAAAAGAGCGATTTTCTCATGCCGCCGTGTTGTTATGTGCATCGTAAATTGTTTTCGACTAGCATATCGGCGGGGGATTCAATGCACTAGATATGTCTTTGAGAAATATAAATGATTCTTAAGGAAATGAAATTGTGTTTATCCTACCAAGCGTACTCGTCTCGCGGGTCCACGTCGTCGCGCTCGCTGTCGTAGATTCGCTCGCCTTCCACGAAGACCTGTGTGGCGTCCGAGTCCAACTCGAACATCGGGCCGTCCCAGACCACGAGGTCCGCGTCGGTGCCCTCCTCTACGGTCCCCACGCGGTCCTCGATGCCCAGAATCTCGGCGGGGTTCCGGGTGACGGTCTTCAGCGCGGATTCTTCGGGAAGGCCCTCGCGGACCGCCAGTCCGACGCACACGTCCAGATGCTCTTGGGGCAGGACCGGCGCGTCGGTCTGGATGGCGACCTTGACGCCCGCGTCGTGGAGGATGCCCGGCGTCTCGAAGGTGATGTTGCGGAGTTCGTACTTACTGGCCGACGAAATCGTGGGACCGACTACGGCGGGCACGTCGCGTTCCACGAACTCCTCGGCCAGCACGTGGCCCTCCGTCGCGTGTTCGATGGAGAGGTTGTCGATGCCGAACTCGTCGGCGATGCGGAACACCGTGGCGATGTCGTCGGCGCGGTGGGCGTGGACCCGGAGGGGCAAGTCGCCCTCGACGACCCGCGCCAGATTCTCCATTCCCAAATCGCGCTCGAAGGGTTCGCCCTCCGACTGCTTGTGGTCTCGCTCGGCGATGTAGTCCTCAGCCTCCATCAGGGCCTGTCGGAGCGTGGCCGCCACGCCGGGCCGGGTCGAAGGTTGGCGGTCCTTCTCGTCGCCGTGGAACCGCTTGGGGTTCTCGCCGAACGCGGCCTTCATGCCGTCCTCCTGAATCAGCATTCGGTCGGCCACCTTCCCGTATGTCTTCATCGAGCAAATGATGCCGCCGACCACGTTCGCGCTCCCCATCCGGGCCGAGACGGTGGTCACGCCGCCCTGAAAGGCGTGTTTCAGTTCGTCGTCTCGGGGGTGGAACCCGTCGAGGGCGTTGACCTGCGGGGTCACGGGGTCGGAAACCTCGTTGAAGTCGCCGTCCTCGGGTTCGCCCCACTCGGCCATCCCGGCGTGGCTATGGGCGTCCACGAGGCCCGGCGTGACGTGGGCACCCTCGGCGTCGAGGACTTCGGCCTCGTCCGGTACTTCGACCACCTCGTCGTGACCGACCGCAGAAATCTCGCCGTCTTCGAAAAGTACCGTTCCGCCGTGTATCGTCCCGCGCTCCGCCACCGTGTGGACCGTCCCATTGACGATTGCTCGCATACCTCGAAGG
This genomic window contains:
- a CDS encoding PrkA family serine protein kinase produces the protein MTETLEELSQRYQESMPEDLRETKSFDRYLEEVYDDPKITRNAHQRVADMFDYYGTEYDEEAGVVEYLLASEDPLHDGENTFYGHEIHRAIHEFVNKVKSGARGLGPEKRIKLLLGPVGSGKSDFDRQVRTYFEDYTLSDEGRMYTYRWTNLCDVIHDQDPADDTVRSPMNQDPLVLLPLEQRQRVIDDLNENLDAPYTIQNEQSLDPASAFYMDELLAYYDDDIQQVLENHVEVIRLTADENKRQAVETFEPKDKKNQDETELTGDVNYSKIAIYGESDPRAFDYSGAFCNANRGIFSGEELLKLQREFLYDFLHATQEQTIKPKNNPRIDIDQVIVGRTNMPEYRDKKGDEKMEAFNDRTKRIDFPYVLEYDEESEIYRKMLFNADVPDVHIEPHTLEMAGLFGVLTRIEEPDSEMVDLMQKVKAYNGEIKDGEDVDVKKLREEGEESADIGEGMEGVSARFIGDEIAEAIMNSTHRDRGFLSPLSVFNHFEENLENHGSIPEENFETYYRYLEMVREEYKDRAIEDVRHALAYDIEEIQRQGEKYMDHVMAYIDDDTVEDELTGREQEPDESFLRAVEEKLDIPRDRKDDFRQEVSNWVSRRAREGSPFDPQDNDRLRRALERKLWEDKKHNINFSALVSSNEMDDDEQNAWVEALIDQGYSREGAKEVLEFAGAEVARAEMED
- a CDS encoding PrkA family serine protein kinase, translated to MDPDEAPDGQAFIEAADRELRETYEEPKRLEEFVDEAFRNPTVAAHASKYLLEAIESMGTRTVIEEGEEKQRYLFFDDPANDGEHAILGNTEVLNAFVDDLRSIAAERGKAEKIIWFDGPTATGKSELKRCLVNGLREFSKTEAGRRYTIEWNIASATDARGLSYGEERAAADEENWFQSPVQANPLTVFPGEVRERILGQINEGVADHIDVKVDSALDPFSREAYDYLEEQYRRTGEDDLFSAITDENHLRVKNYVVDIGRGIGVLHSEDSGPPKERLVGSWMRGMLQELDSRGRKNPQAFSYDGVLSQGNGLLTIVEDAAQHADLLQKLLNVPDEKTVKLDKGIQMDIDTQLLIISNPDLEAQLNQHAEAGGADPLKALKRRLDRRRFKYLTNLSLEAELIRRELTNETDVWKADSYDELENLIREPLSVSVRKDEEGAGVGERELAPHAIEAAALYSVVTRLDGEDVPAGLDLVDKAKLFDRGYLLDGDDRLDKDDFEFSDDPDDGEQGIPVTYTRDVIADLLNDESDRHHAEFPVEEVIMPRDILNAMAEDLTGAPVFSTAERTEYENRLVPVKNHIFQQQEEDVLDAIMADKRVDEETVEEYIEHVYAWATDEQVENDRGERVEPDALKMKVFETDHLGRFSPESYGPAHEPSPAVEEFRRNKVITALNRHAWENRDEDFAVTDIDPKEIPIIKTVLANYDWDDVRRVYEDFDPNQWADPPSNTETAKVKAETVKNMVEMFGYTEASAELTSQHVMGQVSYKWD
- a CDS encoding YeaH/YhbH family protein; this translates as MGLREDLERYREVGEAKRQDLADFIQYGDLGQSLPDEINIPIKIVDLPEFAYDQRDKGGIGQGDPDVGDPVGEPQPQPGDGDEEGDPGDESGDHDYYEMDPEEFAEELDDELGLDLEPKGKEVIEEKEGDFTDMTRTGPDSTLDFERMFKEGLKRKLAMDFDPDFLKEVLKIDGWGPDKTFSWARENSINVSKHWLEEAYSQIPDDERTTYDSIEEVEENVMRRSTAQKIKEEGITHVPFRKEDERYRYPEIIEEREKNVVVVNIRDVSGSMREKKRELVERTFTPLDWYLTGKYDNAEFVYIAHDAEAWEVERDEFFGIRSGGGTKISSAYEVADAILDERYPWTDWNRYVFAAGDSENSRNDTSENVIPMMEEIPANLHAYVETQPDGKAINATHAEEVEDYFGESSEVAVSYVNSPEDVTDAIYEILSTEAES
- a CDS encoding SpoVR family protein, whose amino-acid sequence is MRERPRTKQAAEPLQEPADEARNLAHKLGLAPYDVNYWVVDYDEMNELIAYNGFQERYPHWRWGMQYDRQQKQGQYTGGKAFEIVINDDPSHAFLQESNAIADQKAVITHVEAHSDFFAKNRWYRMFADELDAAAMLERHARRIEEYMADSDIDREEVEQWIDSVLCLEDNIDQHEPFKRQYDQRSGDDEEIEDDELAQKLDEMDLSEEVKRQVFDEEWMDEQADAGELEEPEMDVLAFLRDHGKAYDAETEKADEMTEWQTEVLEMLRAESYYFAAQKLTKVMNEGWAAYWESMMMGEEAFAGDDEFLSYADHQARVLNSPGLNPYQLGKELWEYIENTENRREVCRKLLRVEGITWRNFHDTVDFEQVQDLLAPDPRIDSIDPENLDELEALAPEKVDEEALDAAKEGVIDLETYPWKVLTYRGLAERHFSLCKRQNRGFLRSVSQQDLEQFARYIVDDARFSSVEEAIADVDYATGWDKMREVRASNNDVTFLDSYLTQEFVNDNQYFTYEFSQTTGDYRVASTDYEDVKKKLMLQFTNFGKPTIAVYDGNYNNRNELLLGHHYNGVMLDIEQAKRTLERVFDLWGRPVNLKTIVKEVDDRDAEIARRRDREPEPEEVGKLLRYDGEKFTMEDLDWNEVEDIAATEVDYDTKPDDWLA
- a CDS encoding archaellin/type IV pilin N-terminal domain-containing protein, which codes for MDLVGRGRYRAQVGIGTLIVFIAMVLVAAIAAGVLINTAGVLQTKSEQTGQESSAQVSNRITVVSAYAEVGFEDLFIPDPNYLEGGEVIDHLVLIVTPSAGSGDIDMRSATITWNGPNRTQHLTWRDPFEGEENPAKIAANTTRFSAVSLTDDDPALLDEKSDRLRVAIDAEAISDGQNDDAYKGDTDPPGGFYPGQEATVRITTSSGAVTIYRLAVPETLAGKEAVSL
- a CDS encoding amidohydrolase, which codes for MRAIVNGTVHTVAERGTIHGGTVLFEDGEISAVGHDEVVEVPDEAEVLDAEGAHVTPGLVDAHSHAGMAEWGEPEDGDFNEVSDPVTPQVNALDGFHPRDDELKHAFQGGVTTVSARMGSANVVGGIICSMKTYGKVADRMLIQEDGMKAAFGENPKRFHGDEKDRQPSTRPGVAATLRQALMEAEDYIAERDHKQSEGEPFERDLGMENLARVVEGDLPLRVHAHRADDIATVFRIADEFGIDNLSIEHATEGHVLAEEFVERDVPAVVGPTISSASKYELRNITFETPGILHDAGVKVAIQTDAPVLPQEHLDVCVGLAVREGLPEESALKTVTRNPAEILGIEDRVGTVEEGTDADLVVWDGPMFELDSDATQVFVEGERIYDSERDDVDPRDEYAW